The stretch of DNA TTGGCAGCGTCAAAAGCCCGTCGAGCCGGAGGCCTTGGTGCCCGATGATGAGCGCGTCGAAGATGCTGCTTTGGAATACGATGATGATGTCGATGCCCCGCAATCGACTGAGTGCAAGCAAAGGCATTTGGCATGAATCTCTCCGAAGTAGCGAGCATCGGCACGGCCCGGCCGGTGATCGGCAAGGACGTCTTGGAACTGCTCTCGACTGCAATGTACGTCGATCCGCTCACCATTTACCGGGAGTACGTCCAGAACGCAGCTGATGCGATCGACGATGCTCGCGCGGCGGGACTCCTGCGCGCAGATGAGGGCGCCATCGCCATCACCATAGATCCAACGACAAGAACAATCACCATCCGCGACAACGGTGTAGGCATCGCGTCTGACGCCTTTCAGTCCATCCTGACCGCCATCGGAGCGAGCAGCAAGCGCGGCACCGGCGCAAGAGGCTTTCGTGGAGTGGGCCGGCTTTCGGGCCTAGCCTATGCCCGTGAACTGACATTTCGGGCATCTGCTGCAGGTGAGACGCAAGCTCACTCGTTGACCTGGGACTGCCGTGCTCTTCGCTCAGTGCTGAGAGATTTCGATGACCGCCGAGAATTGCCCGAAATTGTCGGCGCTATCACGGTGATTGACGAAACGTCCGGGGTTACCGCTGATGAGCATTTTTTTGAAGTTATCTTGACTGGCGTTCCTCGGATTGGGGATGACCGCTTGCTGTCACCGGCTGCGGTGAGTGATTATTTAGCGCAAGTTGCGCCCGTACCGATGTCCTCGCAGTTCACGTTGGCGCCCGACATCGATGCGCAGCTTGGCAGCCTCAACGACATTCGACGCTTGGTCATTACCGTCAATGGTGAAGCTCCCCTAACGCGACCGTTCGCGGACGAGATGCCAATAGAGGGGGGGCGGCCACTATGCCTTCGGGAATGCAGGTTCATTGAAATACCGAGCGTTGACGGCGGTATCGCTGCGCTAGCTTGGGTTGCCCATCACGATTACGAAGGGGCCATTCACGCATCTACAAATGTGCGCGGACTGCGCGCTCGGGTCGGCGACATTCAGGTTGGAGATTCCAACCTCTTCGAAGACATCTTCCCCGAAACACGCTTCAACGCGTGGACCGTCGGCGAGGTTCATATATTCGATCCGCGTATCGTCCCCAACGGTCGGCGCGACGATTTCGAGCGCAACGTACATCTGGCGAACCTGAAGAACCACCTGGCCCCGCTCGGCCGGGAAGTCGCCGTACGATGCCGCACGAGCTCGCGGGAACGCAAGCGTATCCGGGATTTCGAACTTGCCCATCTGGCGGCATTGGAGAACATCGCCATTCTCGAGCAGGGCAGCCTTGCGCCAAATGCCTGCGAACACGTTGCGCTCGCCGTCGACATGACGGTCATGAAGATGGAGAAGCTGGCCACCCCAGACAACTTGCTGAATGGTGAAGGGCGCGAACGCGCCGCGATTGAGGATGTGAAAACCCGGCTCGAAACAGTCACCCGTTCAACGGCATCGAGTTCGCCGCTCGAGCGGATGGCTCCCGAGCGCCGGGCGAATTATGAGGAAATGTTCAGCCTTATCTACGAGTGCGCAGCCAACCGCTCCGCCGCCAAGGCGCTGATCGACCGGATCCTGGCAAAAATCGCGTAGGGGCTGCTAGCCTCCGGGTCACCTCGCCCACGATGTTTGACCGAAGAGCTACCGGGCGGGAATATGATGCTCGACCTTCTCGTAAACCTCATTCACGAATGAGACCTGTTCCTTGCTGAGCAGGCCTTTTTCAGGGTGAGCCGTATATTGGCGGATATCGTTGAGCACTTTAATCCACTTGGTGCTCTCTTTCTTGTTGTCCGGATCCTTATAACCCAGGGACAGGGTGTCCCGGAACAGATCCCAGTTGGCGACGGCGATATCCTGATAGTTGATGAGGTAGAGATGAGACTCCTCGTCGCCTTCACGATTCTTCTTTTCCCATTCCTGGGTACACGAAAGGCGAATGGTAAGCGGTACGCCCTGGGTCCACCACGCTTTGTGATCCCGGCCAAAGTGATCTTTCAGAGTCTCGATGACGTAGTTGAACAGCTTCTTGTGGATTTGGGTCACCTTCGCCGCCGCCGCATCGGCGCCAGCTGCATCGCGCGAGGCCAGGTATTCCTGGAGCCCCAGCGGGCGGAAATCAGAGAGTTTCGCCTGAATGTAGGCTTCCATGCCAAACGACTGCTGCTTCACAGCTGTCAGTGAGGATCCGATCTTGCGAAATGCCTGAATATCGTTCGGCGCTACCGATGCGAGTTGATCTGCGAGGGCTGTAAGATACGGCTCCAGTTCTTTGAACGTTTCATCTGCATTGAGTAGCGCGAGGTCTATGCCCGAATTTTGACGGACATGCTCTGCGACATCCTGGATCACCAAGAACAGGGCGCGAAGACCGTTGTTGGTGCATACATAGCCAGTAGGGCTGTCGCCGGCCGCCCATTGGTTGGGCAAAATGTTTGCGAAAAGCGCGAGACACTCAGTCAGAACCGAAAGGCTCTTCTTGAGGTTGGCGTCGTAGTTGAGCGGATCACCCGTAGAGAGGGGACCGGGCACGATCATGCCCTTAAGGGGACTGCCAATCAGCCGGGCAACCTTGAGGCCGTCCCGTATCGACGTCTGCGTAAGACACCGCACATTCGTTTTCCTGGTGCCGGAGACAACCATGCGGTCAAAGAGTGGAGAAGCCTTGTCCTTGTTCAGCCGGTAGGCGATCCGCGACAGCAGGGCCTGGAAGGCCTCTTCGACATCGTCGGACTTCCAGTGCAGATCCGAATAGAGTTCGACCAGCAACCCGGTTTTCACCTTCACCTGCTTGCTGTTGATGTCGATGAACAGGTCCATCTCTTCATCGGCGGGAAGATTGACGTATGCCAGCACGGGTAGAACGGTCTCGTCGCTCTTGAAGCCTCCGTTCTCACGCGCATAGGCATAGCCATAGAGGCGGTGCTGCCCATCAATCACCCATGCTGAGGCATAGATGGGGGGCAGGTGCAAGAAACCGAGTATCTCCTCACCGACGGTCTCCTTCTTGTCGAACTGTGGTTCCTTCTTACCGGGGAGCTTGAGGTTCACGACGATGTTAGTCGGGAATTTGCCGCCTTCATTGATGTACTTCGCAATTCCCTTCAGTCGGTCGGACTGGAGCATTCGCTGGTAGGTTTCGAGGTTTTCGATGTCGCGGCTACCCTTGTGGCCAACATAGGCGATCTTCATCAGCTCTTCGGGCCGGATCAGGAACGTGTAGAACGGCCTTCCACCCATTTTGCCTCGGGTCGCAACTACGGTTTGCGCGAGCCCATCGACCCGCTGTCCCTCAAACATGTGCGCGAGGAACTGGAAGCGCGCGGCCATTTTGAGGTGCTGTGTCAGTTGCTTGTAATAATCGAGCAGCTGGTCCGATATCACAGCGATCTGGTACTCTTTACATTTCTCCAGGTCAGCCTCGCCCCAGATGATGTTTCTGGTGGCAATGGCGAATTTGACCTTCAGCTTTTTCTGACTGCCGTAATGGAGTTTGATACTTTTTTGCGCGGCCTCGCGCAGCGCACGGATCTTTTCGATAAGATCCGCCATTGGCTTCCGCCCGACTGTCGCTTTCTGCCGACATTCAACAATGATGACCGTCTCATCGTCCTTGGCAAATACATCGATCTGCCGAGGGTTCAGGCCATCCTCCACTGCGATCGTGAAGAGCCTGCCCTTGTTCAGCTCCTGGAATCCCATTTGAGCGAGGAGGCACCAAACCTCATCTTCGAGCTGTTCGTGCGCAGGCTTGGCCTTCGCAAGCCTCGTCGACTTCTTGTTTTTCTTTGCGACGCGCCACCCGTCTTGCTCTTCAAGGGCAACTTTCTCGGCAATGACCTTGCGCGTTGAACCCGTAACTGTGTGAAAGATGTCCTTGCTTTTGCGCTGACGCAGCTCAGAATCCAGATCATCCCCCGTGACGGTCGGGCCCATTACGTCATCAGCCATTGCGGTTTTTGCCCCCTTGCATGCGCCGTGAGTAGCAACAGGAGCGAATGCGAGGAAGACCAAACCGTTATGCGTCAATCGTTCCGTGCATAAGCTCGCGTCAAGTATTACTAGTTGAACCCGACTGCGCAGCAGAGCGGATGTCGTTGAACTCGATCAAAGAAGGGCCGAAATGTCTGCGATGGGCTGGGTCATCTCCGACGATGATCTTCAAACTCTGAAGAAAAAATATCCGCCAACGTATGCTTTCCTTGCGGTGCCCCATTGTACGTTAGAACTGGGGAGTTCACGTCAATCCCGACTTCCGCCTCCACGGAAAGGGGTCGTCTTTGGCAAGATCGACAATCTTGATGGCGTGGAAGCCCTCCTCCTGAGCATTGATGGGGAAACAGTCCGTCCAGATGGGGCAGTGCTTCACATAACGTGGTCACTGGGACCCGGACGAAGACCCAGGGATAGCCATGAGGCGATACGAACAACGGCTCCTCTCTTATCCGAATCCCCAATTGAGGTGCATCTAATACCAAGCAGGTTCTGACTTGAACCCCTGACGGCGCCGGTTCCAGGGCACGTCTTTCTGCGGGCAGCGCCCGCAGCTTCGGCCTGACGGCCGGGAGGGAAGGGGGTGGGAAGAGAGTGACCGGACAAGGGGTTCGGTCGCAATCGATCCTACCAGGAGACAGTCCATGAACATCGGTGAAATCCGCAAGAACGCCAACGGCCAGTTGATCGGCTCCGTCGAAACGCTCACCATCACCCGCACCATCGGCCTCCGTCCGGTGACCTCCAGCAACCCGCGCGCGCCCAAGTACGAAATCGTCGCGCTCAACGACCAGCGCCGCTGGGTGATCGTCGGCGCGCTGTTCGAACTTTCCTCGAACTCGACCGGCGAAAGCTTCTACCAGGGCAAGATCGACGATCCCTCGATGGCTCAGCCGCTCTACATCGCCGCTTTCCCGCGTGAGGACGGCACGATGGCGGTGGCCTGGCAGCGTCCGCGCCGTCGCAGCAGCCAGCTCGGCTCGGCCGAAT from Novosphingobium aromaticivorans DSM 12444 encodes:
- a CDS encoding DGQHR domain-containing protein gives rise to the protein MADDVMGPTVTGDDLDSELRQRKSKDIFHTVTGSTRKVIAEKVALEEQDGWRVAKKNKKSTRLAKAKPAHEQLEDEVWCLLAQMGFQELNKGRLFTIAVEDGLNPRQIDVFAKDDETVIIVECRQKATVGRKPMADLIEKIRALREAAQKSIKLHYGSQKKLKVKFAIATRNIIWGEADLEKCKEYQIAVISDQLLDYYKQLTQHLKMAARFQFLAHMFEGQRVDGLAQTVVATRGKMGGRPFYTFLIRPEELMKIAYVGHKGSRDIENLETYQRMLQSDRLKGIAKYINEGGKFPTNIVVNLKLPGKKEPQFDKKETVGEEILGFLHLPPIYASAWVIDGQHRLYGYAYARENGGFKSDETVLPVLAYVNLPADEEMDLFIDINSKQVKVKTGLLVELYSDLHWKSDDVEEAFQALLSRIAYRLNKDKASPLFDRMVVSGTRKTNVRCLTQTSIRDGLKVARLIGSPLKGMIVPGPLSTGDPLNYDANLKKSLSVLTECLALFANILPNQWAAGDSPTGYVCTNNGLRALFLVIQDVAEHVRQNSGIDLALLNADETFKELEPYLTALADQLASVAPNDIQAFRKIGSSLTAVKQQSFGMEAYIQAKLSDFRPLGLQEYLASRDAAGADAAAAKVTQIHKKLFNYVIETLKDHFGRDHKAWWTQGVPLTIRLSCTQEWEKKNREGDEESHLYLINYQDIAVANWDLFRDTLSLGYKDPDNKKESTKWIKVLNDIRQYTAHPEKGLLSKEQVSFVNEVYEKVEHHIPAR
- a CDS encoding ATP-binding protein, which translates into the protein MNLSEVASIGTARPVIGKDVLELLSTAMYVDPLTIYREYVQNAADAIDDARAAGLLRADEGAIAITIDPTTRTITIRDNGVGIASDAFQSILTAIGASSKRGTGARGFRGVGRLSGLAYARELTFRASAAGETQAHSLTWDCRALRSVLRDFDDRRELPEIVGAITVIDETSGVTADEHFFEVILTGVPRIGDDRLLSPAAVSDYLAQVAPVPMSSQFTLAPDIDAQLGSLNDIRRLVITVNGEAPLTRPFADEMPIEGGRPLCLRECRFIEIPSVDGGIAALAWVAHHDYEGAIHASTNVRGLRARVGDIQVGDSNLFEDIFPETRFNAWTVGEVHIFDPRIVPNGRRDDFERNVHLANLKNHLAPLGREVAVRCRTSSRERKRIRDFELAHLAALENIAILEQGSLAPNACEHVALAVDMTVMKMEKLATPDNLLNGEGRERAAIEDVKTRLETVTRSTASSSPLERMAPERRANYEEMFSLIYECAANRSAAKALIDRILAKIA
- a CDS encoding DUF736 domain-containing protein, coding for MNIGEIRKNANGQLIGSVETLTITRTIGLRPVTSSNPRAPKYEIVALNDQRRWVIVGALFELSSNSTGESFYQGKIDDPSMAQPLYIAAFPREDGTMAVAWQRPRRRSSQLGSAEYGEGDMFGADDVAGDRAGGEQAGEARHEDGLGDSTATPPGKRGRAQAKDGEHNSAGHEGALPPLVDA